One stretch of Salarias fasciatus chromosome 19, fSalaFa1.1, whole genome shotgun sequence DNA includes these proteins:
- the LOC115406855 gene encoding galectin-5-like: MSGFDLFDALDDSNSGSASGSNQSSGQGQPTSSAGIWPEGQSGGGGPWQGGGGPWGGNQSGGGGMWPGAGGGGSNPSPGGWPSPAPASGPGPAHGGGSTPASGPSPRQSLSVPYRLNLRNGVYDGLLFVIKGVIKPNANRITIDMCTKGDIAFHFNPRFNEGGQQVIVRNSCRNKKWDKEERELSGFPFVPGQPFEMEILCTSSDFKVSVNRSPLLTFRHRISDLRSISTLCIYYDLDLISVDQRTQ, from the exons atgtCCGGGTTTGAT ctgtttgatgctCTTGACGATTCGAACAGTGGATCAGCATCTGGATCCAATCAGTCGTCCGGCCAAG GTCAGCCCACAAGTTCAGCGGGTATATGGCCGGAAGGTcagtctggaggtggaggtccATGGCAGGGAGGCGGGGGTCCATGGGGAGGAAACCAGTCAGGGGGTGGGGGCATGTGGCCTggggctggtggaggaggatcgAATCCTTCGCCTGGAGGATGGCCGAGTCCTGCACCtgcctctggacctggacctgcacaTGGGGGAGGTTCCACGCCTGCATCTGGACCTTCACCCCGCCAGAGTCTG TCAGTTCCGTATCGACTGAATCTACGTAATGGAGTTTACGACGGACTGCTCTTTGTCATTAAAGGAGTCATCAAACCCAACGCCAACAG GATCACAATTGACATGTGCACCAAAGGGGACATTGCCTTCCACTTCAACCCCCGCTTCAACGAGGGCGGTCAGCAGGTGATTGTCAGGAACAGCTGCCGGAATAAGAAGTGGGACAAAGAGGAGCGAGAGCTGTCAGGATTTCCCTTTGTTCCTGGGCAACCGTTCGAG ATGGAGATCTTGTGCACCTCCTCCGACTTTAAGGTGTCCGTCAACCGCTCCCCACTGCTGACTTTCAGACACCGCATCTCTGACCTGAGGTCCATCAGCACCCTCTGCATCTACTACGACCTCGACCTGATCAGTGTCGACCAGAGGACTCAGTAG
- the LOC115406971 gene encoding galectin-5-like → MWFSGEGSGQSDPVWPDSGGAASNPNQPVWPNSQSGGSGGWGGPSPAPTPTPTPALPSTPAGRRNLTVPHRMNILNGAYDGQLFAIKGVIKPNAKRFVVDICTKGDIAFHFNPRFNDGGRQVIVRNSCRNKKWDKEERELSGFPFVPGEQFEMEILCTSSEYKVSVNGSPLLTFKHRISDLRSISSFCIYHDLDLISVDLRTQ, encoded by the exons ATGTGGTTTTCAGGAGAAGGATCAG GACAATCAGACCCCGTCTGGCCAGATTCTGGAGGTGCTGCATCCAACCCAAACCAACCAGTATGGCCCAACTCTCAATCTGGAGGATCTGGTGGGTGGGGAGGTCCTTCTCCTGCACCTACACCTACACCTACACCTGCACTGCCATCTACACCTGCAGGCCGACGTAATTTG ACAGTTCCTCATAGAATGAATATACTTAATGGAGCTTATGACGGACAGCTCTTTGCAATTAAAGGAGTCATTAAACCCAACGCCAAGAG GTTCGTGGTGGACATATGCACCAAAGGGGACATTGCCTTCCACTTCAACCCCCGGTTCAACGACGGCGGTCGGCAGGTGATTGTCAGGAACAGCTGCCGGAATAAGAAGTGGGACAAGGAGGAGCGAGAGCTGTCAGGATTTCCCTTTGTTCCTGGTGAACAGTTTGAG ATGGAGATCTTGTGCACTTCCTCCGAGTATAAGGTGTCCGTCAACGGTTCCCCACTGCTGACTTTCAAACACCGCATCTCTGACCTGAGGTCCATCAGCTCCTTCTGCATCTATCACGACCTGGACTTGATCAGTGTCGACCTGAGGACTCAGTAG
- the lgals3b gene encoding galectin-3b: MWFSGEGSGQSDPVWPGSGGAASNPNQPVWPNSQSGGNDGWGNPSPAPAPEHPPASAPQRSMLVPYTETLRSGVYDRMLIVINGTIESNANIFTVDLCKGQDIALHFSPRFAEKQMVVTNSCIGGKWGQEERELQRFPFVRGQAFKLEILCTSSEYKVTVNGSHLLSYKHRITDLRSITSLGIYKDVKLTSVETK; this comes from the exons ATGTGGTTTTCAGGAGAAGGATCAG GACAATCAGACCCCGTCTGGCCAGGTTCTGGAGGTGCTGCATCCAACCCAAACCAACCAGTATGGCCCAACTCTCAATCTGGAGGAAATGATGGGTGGGGAAATCCTTCACCTGCACCTGCACCTGAACATCCACCAGCATCTGCACCCCAACGTAGTATG CTGGTTCCCTACACAGAAACTCTGAGGAGTGGAGTATATGACAGAATGCTCATCGTCATCAATGGAACCATTGAATCCAATGCCAACAT ATTCACTGTGGATCTGTGTAAAGGCCAGGACATCGCCTTACACTTCAGCCCTCGGTttgctgaaaaacaaatggTTGTCACTAATAGCTGCATCGGAGGAAAGTGGGGCCAAGAGGAGCGAGAGCTGCAAAGGTTTCCCTTTGTCCGTGGTCAAGCGTTCAAG TTGGAGATCCTGTGCACCTCCAGTGAGTATAAAGTGACCGTGAACGGCTCCCACCTGCTGTCGTACAAGCACCGGATCACTGACCTGAGATCCATCACCAGCCTTGGGATCTACAAGGACGTCAAACTGACCAGCGTCGAGACGAAGTGA